The stretch of DNA AACGACTCAATCCTGTGCCCCTTGAGGATAAGATCAAACTTAACGAAAAGCCTGCAAAGCATTGGTATGCTTTGCCTCCAAACCCATGCCTTATCACCTTGACTGATTCTATGTCGAGATGTAGGGATAACTTTTACAAAATGAACGCCGACAATTTCTTTCGGAATCGCAAGTGGTAGGAAGGTAGTCATCTCGTTGATACGATCATTCTCATTTGTAATCGTGGCGTAGGCTTCACAACGAATTTCCAGAACTCGTGGATGCAACCAAGGCCGACGGAGGTGCTGTCTCTATTACAGAAGTTGGCTGTGGTGAGCAACAATACATTTTGCTATGGGTTTTGGAAGAGCTAACATCTAATCTTCACAGGTGCGGGGAATTCTGTCTTTCCACTACTTGCCTCCAATCAAAATCCTGAACTGTATATTCGTGCATATGATTACTCATCGCATGCCGTCAAGCTAGTCCAGGTAAATCGCCATTCACGCCTATCAATAACGGAACAGTCTAACCCACCAATCTTAAATCAAGAACAACCCCTTGTACACAAATCCTCCGACAGGGAAGATTCAAGCATCAGTGTGGGACGTGACTTCTGCCAACAGTCTTCCTTCAGACCTCGCTCCAGGGTCTGCAGACATTGTGATCATGGTCTTCGTTATGAGCGCCCTTCACCCCGATGAATGGGGTCAAGCCATCAACAACGTTCACAAGGTAGTAAACCCCCCTACCCCTCTTGATCTGACTGATACTTCTCCATCAAAAGATCTTGAAACCCGGCGGCGTCGTCCTGTTCCGTGACTATGGCCGATACGATTTAACTCAGCTTCGTTTCAAAGGAGGCCGATTGCTTGATGAAAATTTTTATATTCGAGGAGACAAAACACGAGTCTATTTCTTCGAACTAGGTGATTTGCCTCAATGGATACTCTGGAATCTTTTTTCGACTGACACCAATGAACTGATGTTCCAGACGAACTGTCCTTGCTTTTTACAGGTAATAACTTGTCAGAGAACAAACTTGAAACCACCATCAGCACAACAGAAGTTGCGCAGGACGAAGACGGTAACGATATACACACACCTTCCCCGGAAGTAAATGCCGAAAAACAAGGATTGTCGTCACTTTCTTCATGTTCCGTCATCTCGGAGTCGTCATTGTCAACGGAAGGAAGCATGTGCACGCCTCCCATACCCGCTCCGACAGTGATCCATCCTAACCTTTTATCACCTCTTTCCAATTGTCCTCCACACCCCCTCTTCGCCGCAGAACAACTGGGCGTGGACAGGCGTTTGATCGTTAATAGGAAACGCCAGATTAAAATGTATCGCGTCTGGATGCAGGGCAAATTCCGAAAACTATAGTGAACAATCTGATTGTGAGAACACTATTGTCTCATGTCGGTATATAATCATTTATTAAACGTAACAGAATACACAAAACAATTAGAAAGATATACAAAGATCATAACGGTATCGCGCTTGCTCCTCATATTTAGAAGATAATATCTGCAATTTTCTCTCCGATATTTTTGGGCGGTATCTCCGGTTCTTCGGTTTCTTCAAGTGTAGGTATGCCCTAAAAATCACAATTCAGCCATGAACACAAGCGTAAGTAGATCAACGCGACAGTGGCACTAACCGTGACAAAGTCCATCTCCATGGGGTCCCAAATTTGGGTTCGTTTCCAAACTTTATATCCAAGGTATAAAACCACGAAGATGGGTATGTTGATATCTGCAGTATACTCAGCTTAGTACCAAAACATTTGTGCAAGCAGCTACTCACAAGCTGTCAGGAAACCAGC from Psilocybe cubensis strain MGC-MH-2018 chromosome 7, whole genome shotgun sequence encodes:
- a CDS encoding tRNA(Thr) (cytosine(32)-N(3))-methyltransferase, translated to MSRPLPEAESNKKVASSVQDVLENKPAFGSRFLTEEDDVWSQNAWDHVPPPDDQVETIEKSLSKQRLNPVPLEDKIKLNEKPAKHWDNFYKMNADNFFRNRKWLHNEFPELVDATKADGGAVSITEVGCGAGNSVFPLLASNQNPELYIRAYDYSSHAVKLVQNNPLYTNPPTGKIQASVWDVTSANSLPSDLAPGSADIVIMVFVMSALHPDEWGQAINNVHKILKPGGVVLFRDYGRYDLTQLRFKGGRLLDENFYIRGDKTRVYFFELGNNLSENKLETTISTTEVAQDEDGNDIHTPSPEVNAEKQGLSSLSSCSVISESSLSTEGSMCTPPIPAPTVIHPNLLSPLSNCPPHPLFAAEQLGVDRRLIVNRKRQIKMYRVWMQGKFRKL